The nucleotide sequence GCCTCTCCCAACTTCTATTCCCGTCATAAACACTGTCTCGGATCCGCTGCAACGGATAGTACCGTTTGCAGCGGATGCTGGGTGCTGGGTACTCGTCCTCGCATACGATCGCATAAGCGTGTGAGAAACGACGTGCAAACCCTATGGAGACCATAGCTATATTTCACCGACCCGAGAACGGTCGCTACGATGGGCTTTCCGGACGCATTTCGTGGGGATACGGCCAGTGCTCCGTGGTCGCCTCTCGTCCCGTCGCTCGTGCTCGTTGCCGGGGGCCTCGTGCTTTTCGCCGGCAGCGTCCACGCCGGGGTCGCGATCGCGCGCGGCGGGCCGATTATCGAGGTCCTGTTCAACTTGCTCTTCGTGGCGATTTCGGGAAGCATCCTCGTTTACGCCGGGTACTGGTTGCCCCGGTCGGAGATTCCGTCTCGGTACTTTGCCCGGATTCTCGCGTGGCTTCTCTCCGGCGTCCTCGTGATGTTCGGATTCATCCTGTTACGTGACCTCCATCCGGGCGTCTCCGCGGAGTGGTCGGTCGGCTCGCAAGCGATCGCGTTGACGCTCGGCTCGCTCGGCGGTCTGTTGATCGGTGTCCAAGAGACGCGAGCCACGATACGCGCCGAACAGTTGCGGGAGCGGACCGGCGAGCTTGAAGCGCGCGAGCGGGAACTGGAGCAACAGAACGAACGGTTAGAGGAGTTCGCGAACGTCGTCTCTCACGACCTTCGGAACCCACTGAACGTCGCGTCCGGGCGGTTGAATCTGGCCCGATCTGCGACCGACGACGACACCGAACACCTCGACCACGTCGCCCGCGCGCACAGTCGAATGGAAGCACTCATCGACGACCTCCTCACGTTGGCTCGGGACGGTACCAGCGATGTCGACACCGAACGGTTCGGCCTCGGCACGGTCGTTCAAGAAAGCTGGACAACCGTTGATACGGCGGATGCCACGCTCAT is from Halobellus sp. LT62 and encodes:
- a CDS encoding sensor histidine kinase, encoding MGFPDAFRGDTASAPWSPLVPSLVLVAGGLVLFAGSVHAGVAIARGGPIIEVLFNLLFVAISGSILVYAGYWLPRSEIPSRYFARILAWLLSGVLVMFGFILLRDLHPGVSAEWSVGSQAIALTLGSLGGLLIGVQETRATIRAEQLRERTGELEARERELEQQNERLEEFANVVSHDLRNPLNVASGRLNLARSATDDDTEHLDHVARAHSRMEALIDDLLTLARDGTSDVDTERFGLGTVVQESWTTVDTADATLIIDVNRTVCADQNRVKQLLENLIRNAVEHGGSDVIVSVGELDGGFYLQDDGAGIPADIRDHVFETGYSTSQDGTGFGLSIVNQVADTHGWEVTVREGPNGGARFEFTGVDRESDA